Part of the Bombus pascuorum unplaced genomic scaffold, iyBomPasc1.1, whole genome shotgun sequence genome is shown below.
ACGCCAACTGCGTGGCCTTGCTCATGCCGGCGTCGTCCAGGATATTGATCACCATGGCCCCGGTCGCCGCCTTTCTCGTTTGGATGTACTCCAGTCCGCACTTCTGGAGGGTCTTGTCCCGTCTCGCCTCCGCCAGGATCTCCTCGTACGTTTTCGGAGCCCCGTCCCTCAGCGTGAGCGTTACCGCCGATGACGTTGGGGGGGGGAGTGCTGGCCGCACGACCGCCGATCCTGCCCTGCCCGCCACCGTCGCGTACGTCCGCTTCGCCGGTTGGGCTCCTGCCTTCTCTCCGTTTCTTTGTTTCCTCCTTTCCCCTCCACCTAATGTGGCGGGGGTCGTCCTTGGCGGTTGCCCGGCTGGTCCCACCACCGATCCCGCCCTGTTTGTTTGGGGCGCGATGGGGAGGGGGGCACCGTAGCCcgcttctttcctcctctgtTCCCTGGCCTTCCTTTTCACCTTCTGTCTCGCCTTCCGCGAGACCACGGTCCTCCATTCCCCGTCCGTCTCCTGTCCCTGTCCCGCTCGCCGTTGAGAGGGTTGGGAGGGTTGCGGGGGTTGTTGGGGAGGCTTCGGGCACGCCGTCTGCTGCATCGTCGTCCGATCTTTGTTGCCGCTGATGCTCCCTCCTGTCGTTTGTCTCGGCAGGCCCGTTTCCCTGAGGGCTTCCCTGAGCTCTTCCCTCAGGGTCCCCAACAGGGATGGGCCGAGGCTGCATATCGACTTCTTCAGCGTCTCTATCTCCGACCTGACGTCCTCCTTGGCCCTCCCGCTGCTCCGGGGAGCCTGCGCCTCCGTCGGGGACGGCGCCGCTGTCCCGGCCGTTCCTTTCAGGAACCTGTTTATTCTTCTTTCCAGTTCCTCGTTCCCCCTCTTTAGGCCTTCCACCTCTCTTTCCAATGcctccctcttcttcctttcttccaggAAGTCTGGCACCCGGGAGGTGGTTGTTTGATGGGACCATGCCGCGACGGTGTACTCGACTGCCTCCTTGAGGGTTTTGACGTACGTCCCCTTGAGGTTGGAGGACGTCGCCGCCACCCTCAGGACCTCGGCCTGATGTCGCCGTACTTCGACGTCCACGTCTCTCGGTGAGGACTCTTGGATGACGTTCCTCAATCGGTCCGACACCTCTGGAGTCACTTTTGTTATCTTCCTCTTTTTGCCCCTCGAGGTGACCGAGGCCATTGACTCCTCGTCCTCCGATCTGCCTTCCGAGATCCACTCCTGTCTCATCAAAGACGACTCTCTCGAGCTGTCTATGGACCTGTGCCCGTCTTGCGCTGTCTCTTTGTCCCTCACCTTCTTGGGGATTTTGAAGATTTGGAACACGTCGTCGCTGTGCTCCGCTGCGGTTGGAAGCGGGGTTGACGGGACCGCGAGCGGGGCGtgtgtcacgtaccaactttccttttgccatgtggtacgccagatgtgacggtccttgtaaaattccacgtagtccggacgccaagacctatccattgttctagtaactcgcagcaggcctaagaagacgacataaaccgaatctgttcagtttcagttttcttcacttaaacattttcggtttacagatggtccttatgtttgttgcactcgactcttacctaatacggagaaagcgggtgcctggcaagataaaacttttcccataaacaaggatgcccacgagccatatctagctctccttgtctttactacctaattcatttaccaatgggcatcgcggatcgttaccctcacttttccaccaaaaagtgtggacaacgaatccgcgttctgagttccaaagggaacacccacaccgagctttcttctttgatggtacgagaccgtttagacagttctatttctaatttcaatccggttctatttctaattccaattcagtcacaatattgacctttgtaataaaaactctgagtctaaagaataaagattatactaaaaaatcaacagtcgtgtaattacttaaaaattacgtgacattttggcgatccactgccaggatccattcgcttcagtgaaaacgaaattacgatttcggcgtacgcgcatcattgaagattgaaggatcagcggaccactgcgaatctttgctactacgaagccctgcagcaactttcaacgttccactacggtgaaactagacgagaggactacggtcagcgcagagcaagcctacgaataagattcggaatctagaaccaaccagagaggaaacatcccagagactcctcaacggccatagctactacggtaagctggaaatctggattcatttgtacattaccgtacgagaaaatcaagtttctcaagcgtttcgagcgtttcgagctcaaataaatagttcagactcagtaaatttaattagaatcatgtctacatcgcgaaaagacgaaaccgaGACCGTTTCCGCAACCGAAGTTACGGACAATTCGATTCGTGCCACACTCGACGcgatattgaaacaaaacgCACTTATTATACAACGTCTGGAAGAAGCGaacaatgaaaagaagaagcgtGCGGCAGAGATTGAAGTGCTAAACGACAAAATCTCGAAAATTATGACAGGACACAACGTTAGTACGAAACCAAGCTCTCTGATTACCGTGGACGAAGTTACTACCGCGAGAGACAGAACTCCACCACCGTCCGCTCCAATTCAGTCAGAAGCAGATAACTACCTCTCCTACGAAGATCGTTCACCGCAATTCGCCTCTCCGAGGTTACGGGCCAAAGACGCGGTAGCATGTTTACCACAGCTAAACGGCGAAGACGATATCGGAGTGGAAGAGTTCATACGTGAAGTGCGCGAAGTGCGAGCATTGTGTTATGAACCGACAGTATCGCTCAAGATGATCAAGTCCGGTAAAATTACTGGTAAAGCCGCAATGGCCATTTGCAATGTACCAATCCGCGAATACGGACACCGGTACGATGCCCTAAGACGAAACGTAGCGACCCAAGCCTCCATTAGGGAACAACAAGATCAGCTACGCGAAACGATACAGGGACACGACGAAAGTGTTCAGAGCTACATTATCAGGTTCCGCAGAGTGCTTAATAAACTACAGTGTAGTGTAACGAACGAGTACTATGACGAAATCAGTAGGCGTACAATGAACGACAGAATCTTAAGAGACTCCGTAACAGACTTCATCCGAGGgctaaaacccgaaataggaCGGATATTACTCGGTTATCCACCGTACAACATCGCCGAAGCCGAAAAGAGAGCCTCCGAGATCGAGCGATACTTCAGGGAAGATCGAAATCGACAACCAAGACCAAGGAACTTCCAGCAAGCCGAACGAATGCCACTCGCCCAAAGGactcaaatgaaatgtttaaagaataaCCGAATCGGACATTTCTCcaatcaatgtaaaaattatcaaacaccCAGTCAATTTCCGAGACCaccacaatctcgagacacaaggaagaaacagaggaacAAATAAACCAGACATACGAATTAACGCCACAACAGGAAGACTACCCACAGTACTTTTACGATCCGACGGACAACgatatgctttatcaatggtGGTGAGTGCCCAGCCAAAACaaccaattttatcgaaaagtcaaacacgaattatttaaaatgtaatactagaaaaaaaagatatttttgttactatgaacatataaaatccgttgaataacgattattatattttcaatattgcgTATATTTCTCGGAAAATTTCTAGAACTATTGATACATTAAGTACATTACATTGATGCGGTATAAAAAGAGTATACATAAAGTTCCATACTCTAGAAGcatttaacaaacaaataattttacattatggaTATTGATggatatttgttcttttagtATTTACAGATAAGTTAACATTACAAG
Proteins encoded:
- the LOC132915964 gene encoding uncharacterized protein LOC132915964 encodes the protein MRQEWISEGRSEDEESMASVTSRGKKRKITKVTPEVSDRLRNVIQESSPRDVDVEVRRHQAEVLRVAATSSNLKGTYVKTLKEAVEYTVAAWSHQTTTSRVPDFLEERKKREALEREVEGLKRGNEELERRINRFLKGTAGTAAPSPTEAQAPRSSGRAKEDVRSEIETLKKSICSLGPSLLGTLREELREALRETGLPRQTTGGSISGNKDRTTMQQTACPKPPQQPPQPSQPSQRRAGQGQETDGEWRTVVSRKARQKVKRKAREQRRKEAGYGAPLPIAPQTNRAGSVVGPAGQPPRTTPATLGGGERRKQRNGEKAGAQPAKRTYATVAGRAGSAVVRPALPPPTSSAVTLTLRDGAPKTYEEILAEARRDKTLQKCGLEYIQTRKAATGAMVINILDDAGMSKATQLASRLAGVLDPSTVRVSVPVPTAEIKLVGVDISLNEEELLEELSRAADCQPRDVKAWNAGTSRSGMGIFYAKCPVAGARKLAQAGKVTLGWTRAKVIALPRRPLQCYRCLEVGHMAAMCVSPVRRTHLCFRCGEEGHRARNCTAASPRCPICEAKGAPSKHRMGSAACKPPEVGPSGRRRARRSAMAKAAEATATTTIKGVTGAAEQASLSGNPPVGGKDSTIGVSGPGEATEVTPSKFRVLQCNLGRAGRAQDLLHQSIRESKTDVAVVAEPYNIPASPQWAGDLSGWVAIT